A DNA window from Streptococcus mutans contains the following coding sequences:
- a CDS encoding putative DNA-binding protein: protein MEIEKTNRMNALFEFYAALLTDKQMNYIELYYADDYSLAEIAEEFDVSRQAVYDNIKRTEKILEDYEMKLHMYSDYVVRSEIFDAIMKKYPNDPYLQNKISILTTIDNRD, encoded by the coding sequence ATGGAGATCGAAAAAACCAATCGAATGAATGCACTTTTTGAATTTTATGCGGCGCTTTTGACAGATAAGCAAATGAATTATATTGAGCTATATTATGCAGATGATTATAGCTTAGCTGAAATTGCTGAAGAATTTGACGTTAGTCGCCAAGCTGTTTATGATAATATTAAGCGAACCGAAAAAATTTTAGAAGACTATGAAATGAAACTTCATATGTATTCTGACTACGTCGTCCGCAGTGAAATTTTTGATGCTATAATGAAAAAATATCCTAATGATCCTTATCTGCAGAACAAGATTTCCATATTGACGACTATTGATAATAGAGACTAA
- the ffh gene encoding signal recognition particle protein, with product MAFESLTERLQGVFKNLRGKRKLSEKDVQEVTKEIRLALLEADVALPVVKEFIKRVRKRAVGHEVIDTLDPSQQIIKIVNEELTAVLGSETAEIEKSSKIPTIIMMVGLQGAGKTTFAGKLANKLVKEENARPLMIAADIYRPAAIDQLKTLGQQINVPVFDMGTEHSAVEIVSQGLAQAKENRNDYVLIDTAGRLQIDEKLMTELRDIKALANPNEILLVVDSMIGQEAANVAREFNQQLEVTGVILTKIDGDTRGGAALSVRQITGKPIKFTGTGEKITDIETFHPDRMSSRILGMGDLLTLIEKASQDYDEQKSAELAEKMRENSFDFNDFIEQLDQVQNMGPMEDILKMIPGMANNPALANVKVDEGEIARKRAIVSSMTPEERENPDLLTPSRRRRIASGSGNTFVNVNKFIKDFNQAKKMMQGVMSGDMNKVMKQMGINPNNMPNNMDSSALEGMMGQGGMPDMSGLSGANMDMSQMFGGGLKGKFGEFAMKQSMKKMAKKMKKAKKRRK from the coding sequence ATGGCTTTTGAAAGTTTAACCGAACGTTTACAAGGTGTCTTTAAAAATTTACGCGGCAAACGCAAACTCTCTGAAAAAGATGTACAGGAAGTCACCAAAGAAATTCGCCTCGCTTTATTAGAAGCTGATGTCGCCTTACCTGTCGTTAAAGAATTTATTAAGCGTGTTCGTAAACGCGCTGTTGGACATGAGGTTATTGATACCTTAGATCCTTCCCAACAAATCATTAAAATTGTTAACGAAGAACTGACAGCAGTCCTCGGCTCTGAAACGGCTGAAATTGAAAAATCGTCTAAAATTCCAACCATTATCATGATGGTCGGTCTTCAAGGGGCTGGTAAAACCACTTTTGCTGGCAAACTTGCTAATAAGTTAGTTAAAGAAGAAAATGCACGTCCTCTGATGATTGCTGCGGATATTTACCGACCGGCTGCTATTGACCAGTTAAAAACTTTGGGACAACAAATTAATGTACCTGTTTTTGACATGGGGACAGAGCATTCAGCAGTTGAGATTGTAAGTCAAGGTCTGGCTCAAGCCAAAGAAAATCGTAACGACTATGTTTTAATTGATACAGCCGGCCGTTTACAAATTGATGAGAAATTAATGACTGAGCTGCGTGATATCAAAGCTTTAGCCAATCCTAATGAAATTCTCTTGGTTGTTGATAGTATGATCGGTCAAGAAGCCGCAAATGTTGCACGCGAATTCAACCAACAATTAGAGGTCACTGGGGTTATCCTTACAAAAATTGATGGTGATACTCGCGGCGGTGCTGCGCTTTCCGTCCGTCAAATCACTGGAAAACCAATTAAATTCACTGGTACTGGCGAAAAGATTACCGATATTGAGACCTTCCATCCAGATCGCATGTCCTCTCGGATTTTGGGAATGGGAGACTTGCTTACCTTAATTGAGAAGGCAAGTCAGGATTATGATGAACAAAAGTCAGCTGAATTAGCTGAAAAAATGCGCGAGAATTCCTTTGACTTCAATGATTTCATTGAACAATTAGATCAAGTTCAAAACATGGGACCAATGGAAGATATTCTTAAAATGATTCCTGGTATGGCTAATAATCCAGCTCTTGCTAATGTCAAAGTTGATGAAGGTGAAATTGCTAGAAAACGCGCCATCGTATCATCAATGACACCTGAAGAACGTGAGAATCCTGACCTCCTAACTCCGAGCCGCAGACGTCGTATTGCTTCTGGTTCTGGTAATACTTTTGTTAATGTCAATAAATTCATCAAAGATTTTAATCAGGCTAAGAAGATGATGCAAGGTGTCATGTCTGGTGATATGAATAAGGTCATGAAACAAATGGGGATTAATCCTAATAATATGCCTAATAACATGGACTCATCAGCTCTTGAAGGAATGATGGGACAAGGCGGTATGCCAGATATGTCAGGGTTGAGCGGTGCTAATATGGATATGAGTCAAATGTTTGGTGGGGGACTTAAAGGTAAGTTCGGCGAATTTGCTATGAAACAATCTATGAAGAAAATGGCTAAAAAAATGAAAAAAGCCAAAAAACGCAGAAAATAA
- a CDS encoding SatD family protein, producing MIYIAIIGDLISSKTITNRPKSQKQLQNLLNQINKKYKELLKSAFTITTGDEFQALLVPNPQIFQIIDEIALGFKPYQIRFGVGSGSILTEINPEQSIGSDGPAYWHARAAIDYIHDKNDYGSNHLAVDLEDTETSQQINAILAACEFIKSKWTVTQYEVIDGLLQAGIYEEKFSHKKMAEKLDLSPSSFNKRLKSSGLKIYLRNKKVATTLLLNAIRKEKR from the coding sequence ATGATTTACATCGCTATTATTGGCGATCTCATTTCTTCAAAAACCATAACCAATCGCCCTAAAAGTCAAAAACAATTGCAAAATCTCTTAAATCAAATTAATAAAAAATACAAAGAACTATTAAAATCAGCTTTTACCATTACAACTGGTGATGAATTTCAAGCTTTATTGGTTCCTAATCCTCAAATTTTTCAAATTATTGATGAGATTGCACTTGGTTTCAAACCTTACCAAATTCGTTTTGGAGTGGGAAGCGGTAGTATTTTAACTGAAATCAACCCCGAACAGAGTATCGGTTCAGATGGGCCTGCTTACTGGCATGCCAGAGCTGCTATTGATTATATTCATGATAAAAATGATTATGGAAGCAACCATTTAGCAGTTGATTTAGAAGATACAGAAACGAGCCAACAAATCAATGCTATTTTAGCTGCCTGTGAATTTATAAAATCAAAGTGGACAGTTACTCAATACGAAGTAATTGACGGCTTATTACAAGCAGGGATTTATGAGGAAAAATTCTCTCACAAAAAAATGGCGGAAAAACTTGATTTAAGCCCCAGCAGTTTCAATAAACGTCTAAAATCCAGCGGATTAAAAATATATCTCAGAAATAAAAAGGTAGCTACGACCTTACTGTTAAATGCCATTAGGAAGGAGAAGAGATGA
- a CDS encoding DUF3307 domain-containing protein, with product MTKLNVISQFLSGNPVLTLLLIAHFLADFQWQSQKMADLKSSNWTYLIRHLIIVALPLILLSVVIPHSFLVLSLIFLSHVLIDSGKLLLNSFYKDRSFIKTKAVFLIDQSLHIIMMIIFYQFYTKVSINWLSDFQYFLKLMLFLILITKPVNIIFKLFFSKYQVKDNIEDETITGAGATIGLLERLIMGIFLLFGQFASIGLVFTAKSIARYDKIAKNQAFAEYYLIGSLFSIICVLIIYAICLI from the coding sequence ATGACTAAACTAAATGTTATATCACAGTTTTTGTCAGGTAATCCTGTCTTAACGCTCCTTTTGATAGCTCATTTTTTGGCTGATTTTCAGTGGCAAAGCCAGAAAATGGCTGATTTAAAATCTTCCAACTGGACTTATCTTATCAGACATCTTATCATTGTTGCTTTACCTTTAATACTACTTAGTGTTGTGATTCCTCATTCTTTTTTGGTATTATCTTTGATTTTTCTTAGTCATGTTCTTATTGATAGTGGCAAATTACTGTTAAACTCGTTCTATAAGGATAGGTCATTTATCAAAACTAAAGCTGTTTTTCTTATTGATCAAAGTCTGCATATCATTATGATGATTATCTTTTATCAATTTTATACAAAAGTAAGTATAAACTGGCTTAGTGATTTTCAGTATTTTTTAAAGTTAATGCTGTTTCTTATTCTCATCACTAAACCAGTAAATATTATTTTTAAGCTTTTCTTTAGTAAATATCAAGTTAAAGATAATATTGAAGATGAAACCATTACAGGGGCTGGTGCGACGATTGGCTTATTAGAGCGATTGATTATGGGAATTTTTCTCTTATTTGGACAATTCGCTTCCATTGGTTTAGTGTTTACAGCGAAATCTATTGCTCGTTATGATAAAATTGCTAAGAATCAAGCTTTTGCAGAATACTATCTTATCGGTTCTCTATTTAGTATTATTTGTGTTTTAATCATTTATGCTATCTGTTTAATCTAA
- the radC gene encoding RadC family protein: MYSIHSAKEALLPRERLMTYGPESLSNQELLAILLRTGTKKEHVLNLSIKILNGLDSLADFRSLSLEELQEIEGIGQVRSVEIKAMLELSKRINQAEYNFKERILSSERLAKIMMSELGDKRQEHLIAIYLDTQNRVIKKQVIFIGSVRRSVAEPREILHYACKSMATSLIIVHNHPSGSTYPSENDLRFTEKIKRSCDDLGIVFLDHIIVGKKEYYSFREETDLV, translated from the coding sequence ATGTATTCAATCCATTCTGCAAAAGAAGCACTATTGCCTAGAGAACGTCTCATGACTTATGGTCCTGAAAGTTTGAGTAATCAAGAATTATTGGCTATATTATTGCGAACTGGTACTAAAAAGGAACATGTTCTCAATCTCTCAATAAAAATTTTAAATGGTCTAGATAGCTTGGCCGATTTTCGCAGCTTATCCTTAGAAGAACTGCAGGAAATTGAAGGAATCGGTCAAGTACGATCAGTAGAAATTAAAGCTATGCTGGAATTATCCAAAAGAATCAATCAAGCTGAATACAATTTTAAAGAACGTATTTTAAGCAGCGAACGTTTAGCTAAAATAATGATGAGTGAATTAGGCGATAAGAGACAGGAACACCTTATTGCTATATATCTTGACACTCAAAATCGTGTGATAAAAAAACAAGTCATTTTTATTGGCAGCGTCAGACGATCTGTTGCTGAACCCCGAGAAATCCTTCATTATGCTTGTAAAAGTATGGCAACATCACTTATTATTGTCCATAATCATCCTTCAGGTTCAACTTATCCAAGCGAGAATGACCTGCGATTTACAGAAAAAATAAAACGATCCTGTGATGATTTAGGAATCGTCTTTTTAGATCATATTATTGTCGGGAAAAAAGAATATTACAGTTTTCGTGAGGAAACAGATCTTGTTTAA
- a CDS encoding gamma-glutamyl-gamma-aminobutyrate hydrolase family protein codes for MNKPIIGISGNERPHAKFPDITWSYTPSGYVKGVQEAGGLPLVIPISDPSFAEYYVSMIDKLILTGGQNVDPVFYGEDKDTSDNDFYLARDLFEFALVEETIKQEKPIFSVCRGTQLMNIALGGSLNQDIEHHWQDAPTDYLSQNMLIKPDTALEKIYGTSTSINSFHHQSIKRLADDLEIIAYDPTDDTIEAVTSRNSDITFLGVQWHPELLLESRKEDRELFNYVVREL; via the coding sequence ATGAATAAACCTATTATTGGTATTTCGGGTAATGAAAGGCCACATGCTAAATTTCCCGATATCACTTGGTCTTATACACCATCTGGTTATGTCAAGGGGGTTCAGGAAGCTGGCGGTCTACCGCTAGTTATCCCTATCAGTGATCCCAGTTTTGCCGAATATTATGTTTCAATGATTGATAAACTTATCTTAACCGGCGGTCAAAATGTTGACCCTGTTTTTTATGGTGAAGACAAAGATACAAGTGATAACGATTTTTATTTGGCGCGTGATTTATTTGAGTTTGCTCTCGTTGAAGAAACGATTAAGCAAGAAAAACCTATTTTTTCTGTTTGCCGCGGAACTCAATTAATGAATATTGCATTGGGTGGCTCACTTAATCAAGATATTGAACACCATTGGCAAGATGCTCCTACTGACTATCTCAGCCAAAATATGCTAATTAAGCCTGATACCGCTCTAGAAAAAATTTACGGCACCTCTACTTCGATTAATTCCTTCCATCATCAGAGCATTAAACGTCTTGCGGATGATTTGGAAATTATTGCTTATGATCCTACTGATGATACTATTGAAGCGGTGACGTCTCGTAATTCTGATATCACTTTTCTAGGTGTTCAATGGCACCCTGAACTGCTGCTTGAATCACGAAAAGAGGATCGAGAACTTTTCAATTATGTTGTTAGAGAACTTTAA
- a CDS encoding redox-sensing transcriptional repressor Rex codes for MTFDKTIPKATIKRLSLYYRIFKRFHSENIEKASSKQIAEAIGIDSATVRRDFSYFGELGRRGFGYDVKKLMNFFADILNDTSTTNVLLVGVGNIGRALLNYRFHERNKMKIAMAFDTDDNEQVGQTTSDGIPIYGISSIKEKLIGTDVQTAILTVPSSKAQEVANILIDAGIKGILCFSPVHLSLPKGVVAQYVDLTSELQTLLYFMNQEQF; via the coding sequence GTGACTTTCGATAAAACTATCCCTAAGGCGACAATCAAGCGTTTATCACTTTATTACCGTATTTTTAAACGCTTCCATTCAGAAAATATAGAAAAGGCAAGTTCTAAGCAAATAGCGGAAGCCATTGGTATCGATTCAGCGACAGTTAGACGTGATTTTTCTTATTTTGGCGAGTTAGGCCGTCGTGGTTTTGGTTATGATGTTAAAAAACTAATGAACTTTTTTGCTGATATTCTCAATGATACATCGACTACGAATGTCCTTCTTGTGGGAGTTGGCAATATTGGTCGTGCTCTCCTGAATTATCGTTTTCATGAACGTAATAAAATGAAAATTGCTATGGCATTTGATACAGATGATAACGAACAGGTCGGTCAAACGACAAGTGACGGTATTCCTATTTACGGCATTTCTAGTATAAAAGAAAAATTGATTGGTACAGACGTTCAAACAGCTATTTTAACAGTTCCTAGCAGTAAAGCTCAAGAAGTCGCCAATATACTTATTGATGCTGGGATCAAAGGAATCTTGTGTTTTTCACCTGTTCATCTTTCCTTGCCAAAGGGAGTTGTTGCTCAATATGTCGATTTAACTAGCGAATTACAAACTCTATTGTATTTTATGAATCAAGAACAATTCTAA
- a CDS encoding DUF1831 domain-containing protein → MAFEKTIQLPDCKYSYTISSKVKKFTLQDTTFMQNKLGNYELNRLLEKVPNSGEGFPLKITINKDLTAFKLTITDKSGLRVVNIFKSEENHIIQDKFYFLMDSLVERDIFEKKVR, encoded by the coding sequence ATGGCTTTTGAAAAAACAATACAATTACCTGATTGTAAGTACAGTTATACAATCAGCTCTAAAGTAAAAAAATTTACCCTACAAGATACGACTTTTATGCAAAACAAATTAGGTAATTACGAATTAAATCGCCTATTAGAAAAGGTTCCTAATAGTGGGGAGGGTTTCCCATTAAAAATCACCATTAATAAAGACTTAACAGCCTTTAAACTGACCATTACAGATAAATCTGGACTTAGAGTTGTCAATATTTTCAAATCAGAAGAGAATCACATTATTCAGGATAAATTTTATTTTTTAATGGACAGTTTAGTTGAACGTGATATTTTTGAAAAGAAAGTTAGATAA
- a CDS encoding cysteine desulfurase family protein: protein MIYFDNAATTPLTSTVINAMTDTMTSVFGNPSSIHTYGRTANKVLRERRQQVAQIFDVKSRNIIFTSGGTESNNTAIKGYALANQFKGKHIISTSIEHHSVLHTLDYLEQRFGFEVTYLNPIKGKILMQQVKDALRSDTILVSIMFANNETGDILPIQEIGNVIKEHQAVFHVDAVQTVGKLPIHPKELNIDFLSASAHKFHGPKGVGILYVADNLHFDNLLHGGEQEEKRRASTENLIGIVGLTQALKDSYLHQENVLNYIDGLKKLFLDELEGLDYYLNSNEDALPHVINIGFPNYNNSILLTQLDLAGFAISTGSACTAGTVDPSHVLIAKYGLDSVRLQESIRISFSDLNTPDEVKALAVKIKEIIGK, encoded by the coding sequence GTGATTTATTTTGATAATGCTGCAACTACTCCTCTCACCTCAACAGTCATAAACGCTATGACAGACACGATGACTTCTGTTTTTGGCAATCCTTCTAGTATTCATACTTATGGTAGAACGGCTAATAAGGTCTTAAGAGAGCGTCGTCAACAAGTTGCTCAGATTTTTGATGTAAAATCGCGAAATATTATTTTTACTTCTGGTGGAACTGAGAGCAATAATACTGCCATTAAAGGTTATGCTCTAGCAAATCAGTTCAAAGGTAAACACATTATCTCAACTAGCATTGAACATCATTCTGTTTTGCATACTCTTGATTACTTAGAACAACGTTTTGGTTTTGAAGTGACTTACCTTAATCCTATCAAAGGTAAAATTCTTATGCAACAAGTTAAAGACGCTTTGCGATCTGATACGATTTTAGTATCTATAATGTTTGCTAATAATGAAACAGGAGATATATTGCCAATTCAAGAAATCGGCAATGTGATTAAAGAACATCAGGCAGTTTTTCACGTTGATGCTGTTCAAACAGTTGGCAAACTGCCTATTCACCCTAAAGAACTAAACATTGATTTTCTTTCCGCTTCTGCTCATAAATTTCATGGTCCAAAAGGGGTAGGGATTCTGTATGTTGCTGATAATCTTCATTTTGATAATCTGCTTCATGGGGGTGAGCAAGAAGAAAAACGGCGTGCCAGTACAGAAAATCTCATCGGAATTGTTGGTCTTACTCAAGCTTTAAAGGATAGTTATCTTCATCAGGAAAATGTTTTAAACTATATTGACGGACTCAAAAAGTTATTCCTAGATGAATTGGAAGGTTTAGATTACTATCTTAATTCTAATGAAGATGCTCTTCCTCATGTTATTAATATTGGTTTCCCTAATTATAATAATAGTATTTTACTGACACAATTAGATCTAGCAGGATTTGCAATTTCAACTGGTTCCGCTTGTACGGCTGGTACTGTTGATCCCAGTCATGTCTTGATAGCAAAATATGGATTAGATTCTGTACGGCTTCAAGAGTCAATACGTATCAGTTTTTCAGACTTGAATACTCCAGATGAGGTTAAGGCATTAGCAGTAAAAATTAAAGAAATTATAGGAAAATAA
- a CDS encoding ribose-phosphate diphosphokinase: MSNAYPDKHLKLFSLTSNTAIAEKIAKVVGVPLGKLSSRQFSDGEIMINIEESVRGNDIYVIQSTSYPVNNHLWELLIMVDACKRASANSVNVVIPYFGYSRQDRIAAAREPITAKLVANMLVKAGVDRVLTLDLHAVQVQGFFDIPVDNLFTTPLFADHYTNLGLYGEDIVVVSPKNSGIKRARSLAQYLDAPIAIIDYAQDDDSSREEGYIIGEVAGKKAILIDDILNTGKTFAESAKIVERGGATEIYAVASHGLFASGATEILQAAPIKDILITDSVYTEQELPSNLHYLSASELIGEAIIRIHERRPVSPLFAYNRKGDEA; the protein is encoded by the coding sequence ATGTCTAACGCTTATCCTGACAAACACTTAAAACTTTTTTCTTTGACTTCTAATACAGCCATTGCTGAAAAAATTGCAAAAGTTGTTGGTGTACCATTAGGAAAATTATCTTCTCGTCAATTCTCTGACGGTGAAATTATGATTAACATTGAAGAAAGTGTTCGCGGTAACGATATCTATGTCATCCAATCAACCAGTTATCCGGTTAATAATCACCTTTGGGAACTTTTAATTATGGTTGATGCTTGCAAACGCGCAAGTGCTAACAGTGTTAATGTTGTCATTCCTTATTTTGGCTATTCGCGTCAAGATCGCATCGCTGCTGCTCGTGAACCTATTACGGCAAAATTAGTTGCTAATATGCTGGTTAAAGCAGGTGTTGACCGTGTGCTAACCTTAGATTTACATGCTGTACAGGTGCAAGGTTTCTTTGATATTCCTGTTGACAATTTATTTACTACACCGCTATTTGCTGATCACTATACCAATCTTGGTTTGTATGGCGAAGATATTGTAGTGGTCAGCCCTAAAAATTCTGGTATTAAACGTGCTCGCAGTCTAGCACAATACCTTGATGCACCTATTGCTATTATTGACTATGCTCAGGATGATGATTCTTCGCGTGAAGAAGGTTATATTATCGGTGAGGTAGCAGGCAAAAAAGCTATTTTAATTGATGATATTCTTAATACAGGAAAAACGTTTGCAGAGTCCGCCAAAATTGTTGAACGCGGGGGCGCTACTGAAATTTACGCTGTTGCTAGTCATGGATTGTTTGCCAGCGGTGCCACTGAAATTTTGCAAGCAGCTCCTATTAAAGATATCTTGATTACAGATTCTGTTTACACGGAACAAGAATTACCTAGCAATTTACATTATTTGTCTGCTAGCGAGTTAATTGGAGAGGCAATCATTCGCATTCATGAAAGACGACCGGTAAGTCCATTGTTTGCTTATAATCGTAAAGGAGATGAAGCTTAA
- a CDS encoding CYTH domain-containing protein produces MNHIEIEYKTLLTKEEFNRIKDYLQQVEPIVQTNYYFDTINFELKTHKMSLRIRTFTHSAELTLKVPKKIGNLEYNHQLSLTEAQEIIKSKQLPNIEIKQFLIRAGINLSKLTVLGNLTTTRREINTKIGLMALDYNCYAGRQDYELELEVTDAQKGKADFEAFLKANHIKFKYARSKVARFSATLTE; encoded by the coding sequence ATGAACCATATTGAAATTGAATACAAAACACTTTTGACTAAAGAAGAATTTAATCGTATCAAAGACTATCTGCAGCAGGTTGAACCAATTGTACAAACCAACTATTACTTTGATACAATTAATTTTGAGTTAAAGACCCATAAAATGTCTCTGCGCATCAGAACTTTTACTCATAGTGCAGAGTTAACTTTAAAGGTTCCAAAAAAGATTGGAAATTTAGAATACAATCATCAGTTAAGTCTGACAGAGGCTCAAGAGATTATAAAAAGCAAACAATTACCCAATATTGAGATAAAGCAATTCCTTATCCGAGCAGGAATTAACTTAAGCAAGTTAACAGTCTTGGGAAATCTGACAACAACACGTCGTGAAATTAATACGAAAATCGGACTTATGGCTCTTGACTATAATTGCTACGCAGGACGGCAAGATTATGAACTTGAATTAGAGGTTACTGATGCTCAAAAAGGTAAGGCTGATTTTGAAGCTTTTTTAAAGGCGAACCATATTAAATTTAAATATGCTAGAAGTAAGGTAGCGCGTTTTTCTGCTACTTTAACTGAATAA
- a CDS encoding GTP pyrophosphokinase family protein gives MNWEEFLDPYIQAVGELKIKFRGIRKQFRKQKRHSPIEFVTGRVKPIESIKEKMVLRGIKKENLTQDMQDIAGLRIMVQFVDDVNDVLELLRQRKDMKVIQERDYINNLKPSGYRSYHVIVEYPVDTISGQRIIMAEIQIRTLAMNFWATIEHSLNYKYHGEFPEDIKRRLELTSKIAFQLDEEMRQIRDDIKEAQLLFDAETRKLNDGVGNSDDTDELYR, from the coding sequence ATGAATTGGGAAGAATTTCTGGACCCTTATATTCAGGCAGTAGGTGAATTAAAAATTAAGTTCAGAGGAATTCGTAAGCAATTTCGTAAGCAAAAACGCCATTCACCAATTGAATTTGTGACAGGACGTGTTAAACCAATCGAAAGTATCAAAGAAAAAATGGTTTTACGAGGAATTAAAAAGGAAAACCTCACTCAAGATATGCAGGATATTGCGGGATTAAGAATTATGGTTCAGTTTGTTGATGATGTCAACGATGTTTTAGAGCTTTTACGTCAACGCAAAGACATGAAAGTGATACAAGAACGTGATTATATCAATAATTTAAAACCCAGCGGTTATCGCTCTTATCACGTTATTGTTGAATATCCTGTTGATACGATTAGTGGACAAAGAATTATTATGGCTGAAATTCAAATTCGAACGCTAGCTATGAATTTTTGGGCAACAATTGAACACTCTCTCAATTACAAATACCATGGTGAATTTCCTGAAGATATTAAAAGACGTTTAGAATTAACCTCCAAAATTGCTTTTCAATTAGACGAGGAAATGCGGCAGATTCGCGATGACATTAAGGAAGCACAACTATTATTTGATGCTGAGACTAGAAAGCTAAACGATGGTGTAGGAAATAGTGATGACACAGATGAACTTTACCGATAA
- a CDS encoding NAD kinase — protein sequence MTQMNFTDKIKVAIIANGKYQSKRLTAKLFAILRNDDRFYLTKKNPDIVITIGGDGMLLSAFHMYEKCLDHVRFVGIHTGHLGFYTDYRDFEVDKLLENLHSDKGEKASYPILKVTATLADGRQLTSRALNEATIRRIEKTMVADVVINKVHFERFRGDGISVSTPTGSTAYNKSLGGAVLHPTIEALQLTEISSLNNRVFRTLGSSIIVPKKDKIEIVPKRLGSYVLSIDNKTYTHRNVAKIEYEIDRKKISFVSTPSHTSFWERVKDAFIGDFDS from the coding sequence ATGACACAGATGAACTTTACCGATAAAATTAAAGTTGCTATTATAGCAAATGGAAAATATCAAAGTAAACGCCTAACAGCAAAACTTTTTGCAATATTAAGAAATGATGATAGATTTTATCTAACCAAAAAAAATCCTGATATTGTTATTACGATTGGTGGTGATGGTATGCTCTTGTCTGCCTTTCATATGTATGAAAAGTGCTTGGATCATGTTAGATTTGTTGGTATTCATACAGGACATTTAGGTTTTTATACTGATTATCGTGATTTTGAAGTCGATAAGTTATTAGAGAATTTACATTCTGATAAAGGCGAAAAGGCATCTTATCCTATCTTAAAAGTGACTGCTACGCTAGCTGATGGTCGTCAGTTAACATCCAGAGCTCTTAACGAAGCTACTATTAGAAGAATTGAAAAAACCATGGTAGCAGATGTCGTTATCAATAAGGTTCATTTTGAGCGTTTTCGAGGAGACGGCATTTCTGTTTCCACTCCAACTGGAAGCACCGCTTATAACAAATCATTAGGGGGGGCTGTTTTGCACCCGACCATTGAAGCCTTACAGTTAACAGAAATTTCAAGTCTTAACAATCGTGTCTTTAGAACATTAGGAAGCTCCATTATTGTTCCTAAAAAAGACAAAATTGAAATCGTTCCTAAACGCTTAGGGTCTTATGTTCTATCTATTGATAATAAAACTTATACGCATCGAAATGTTGCTAAAATTGAATATGAAATTGATCGTAAAAAAATTAGCTTTGTATCAACACCAAGCCACACTAGTTTTTGGGAACGCGTCAAGGATGCTTTTATCGGAGATTTCGATTCATGA